Within the Anguilla rostrata isolate EN2019 chromosome 6, ASM1855537v3, whole genome shotgun sequence genome, the region AGCCTGACCAAGCAGAAATTATATTTGCTCTGACTTGGTTCAACTTTTCGGCTTTCTTTTATAAGGGAATGCCAATCACTGTAAATGTTAGCCACAAACTTAAAAACCTGGTTACCTACAGCTTGTGGTTGCATACTAATCTCTAGCTACAGCTCCAGGGGTTTTCATAACAactgtgtaaatatgtaatcGTATAATGTAGAGAGAGAATATAAAGGCGCACCTGTAAATGTGCCAGTTAAGTATATATATGAAACGTGTCCCATGCAGGCTGCCCAACATTGAGCTGGTCTGTTGAGCTAATAAGCTTTGCACCCATTGCAGAAAGTGCAGCAGAGTGGGATAACTGTTAGGGAACTGAGCTTAACACTCCAAGCCTGTTGCTTTGATCCCCAGCTGGAACAGTGCCGTTGTATCCTTCCACAAGGTACTTAAATTTGAACTGATTAAGGAAAATATCTAGctgtaaatgaattaatttttaacGATGCAAGCTGGGAAGATGTGCATAAGTGTCTGCTTAAATATCGAGAATGTTTTATCAGTCAATCAATGTAGGTCAAGACTTTTGGAACACCAAGTTGATTAATTCTCTTAATATTGAACAGTTACTGAAAACTCCTGTGTTAAAGCACCTTGGGCCCAgacccaagtttttttttttgcatgcattacATTAAGTCCCTCTTAATACAGCACTGCTTCTCCTGCCAATATCATTCTATATCTGATACAGAAAGCCAAGCGCAACTTAATCACAATCCGTTTGCATTTTAAGTTGACCAGTCAGTTGACCGCAATCAGTTTCCAAAACTTGACTGATCTGCCAGTTGTAATCAACATTGCCCTCTAGTGTGTGCAATTCATTCAACCATCAACCACGAAATACATTCCACTCATGTCCCACAGACCGgtgaaacacatgcaaacagtcACCAATTGCCACCTCTTAAATCTTGTTGGCACTCGCATAGGCTTGCACTCAACACCCACAGACAGTGTACGATTATCGGATACACTCACCAATTAGGCAGGAACCAGAGTTCAGTCACACACCATAATCGTCCCAAGGTTAACCTCATCACAGAGCACGGCCCAAAACCACAATTCTCACCTGGCTTAGTTTTCAGCGTGTATCACAATGCCGTGTCTTTCCCCATACATCCACCGCTGCTGTCTTTTTGTcgaattgaattttatttttattttttaaaagttcagaaGGACCGCATTCAATTTAAGTAATGCACTTTCTGCATCGAACAGCAGAAGAGAACTTCCAAACGCTGCAAAAGGCTGAGGACATATCCACATTGTGCACACTGCCAAATAATCACAAACTGTGTGAAAGTATATAGTGGCAAAATCCCAAAATattcaaaagtgaaaaagtaGGTTCCGGAAGTCTACAACAGTTCAACGTTCCGGAAGTCGGTGCCCATATTGCTTCACCACAAGACACCTCAAAAGgataaaatagttttatttatagTCTCATTGTAAAGGTAGGCCTCAACTTGCAAGACAATTGTTGGCAGTATGTACAACATACCTGTAACTTCCATGGAAtggacacagacaaacaaaaatctaTTCCGTACACACTAATCATGTCCTAATAATGGAGGGAAACAAAATGATGCACACGTCCCCAGCACCGGCAAAATGCTTTGTGGGGACTTGTTCTGTTGAGTTGAAATCGGCAACATTTAAGTTTACAGTGTAATGCACACAACACTGACATGGACAATTATTctttactgaaaaaataaaataaaggtaacTACCTTCAATAATATTGATATAACATTCAGCATTCTATTTTGTGTCTTGGGAAAACTACATGTAGCATATTAGTATATTCTCACGGGGTATGAGAATAACGCaatatacaaaacattttaaagaacctgtgaaaaatatgtaattgatgcttttaaaaaaataattcagaaccCTAAATTATTCGGCCATCTAACGTCCTTCACTAGATCAAGCTAAGGGACAGCACGGTACGTAAAGTACAATTTGGAAGTTCTATCAATACATCACCTTCAATATagggaattttatttttcttaggaaacaatttaaaaatgaaaaacttcaGCCGTATACAGGGCCTGAGGTGAGTTTCTTACACGTTTACATTTGTTTCAAAGTAACTTCACATTCTTTTGTGGaaaagtataaatattaaaaactgcTCGTCTGGACAATTTCTCTAAGGTAGGCAAGTCAAGTTCTACACGCTTTCGACAGGTTCATTTCGTGGGGTTTTACAGTAAAAAACCCCCCATGGCTGTTTTGTTCTTGCAGTATTTGTAGCTGTAGTCTTCTATGTGATTGGGAGGGTGCCTATTGGGATACAAATGCACTGAGTCCTTAAATAGCAAAGCTGCCTcacttggattttttttttttttttttttttttttggatagtTGTCATTTCTGACAAATGATTGCTGGAACatcggggagagagggggaaaagagagaaagagagagaggcaaaagaaaaacaaaagagcaaCGTGTATTTCTACGGTCGCTCTTCCGTCTCACGgtcgtccctctctctcccgcaccAGCGTGAGGAGGTCAGAGCGACTGAAACGGGGGGTAGCAGAGTCTAGTCGAAGCACACGGTGGGGTGGAGCGGGGCCGGAGGGGCGGAGTTTccagaggagggtggggtggggtggggtggggggggggaggggtcaccgGCCCGGACCTAGCTGGGCTCCACCCGTAGCTTCTTTCTGTTGGGCGGCTCCTCCGGCTCGGACTCGGAGCTGGAGTCGGACCCCCCGTCGAAGGCCGACACGGCGCTGCCCTTGGGGTTGGTGTACAGGCTGCTGTCGGAGGAGGAGTAGCTGGCCTGGAGCTGCGTGGAGCCCTTCACCTTCTCCAGAGCGcgcactgagggggggggggcgacagcACAGTCAGGTgacccgccctccccctccaatCGGCATCGCAACACTTCCACTCCTAATCGCCACAAGCCTCGCATTAAAAATCCCTATCAGAAAAGGCTTCCTGTAGAGTAAAATGAGATGCTTCTTCCCATTGAGAAAAGTATTCCCGATCCCCAAACAGTTTAAATAGCATATCAGTTACAGGACCTGAGTCATCTTTAATTATGATAGCAAGTGCAATTCTGCACATTAGTCACCCAAAGCAAGTAAGACAAAATGTTCTGGCTTTGTTTTACCTCAAAGGACTGTAAATGGCATGATACAAAACAAAGACTGACTaacttcagacacacagaatggctctgcattaaaaatatgcacCTTGGTGCGAATGCTTACTAGTACATCAAAGTGCCATGTTTAGATTCACTGAAGCTCTACCTGTATCATGCTAACACTGCTAGTGATACCCCCTGAGTCTGAGGGGGGAAAAGGGCGTGGCAGGCATCCCATGCCCTCACCTTGCTGCTCCAGCAGGGCGTTCTGCCTCTTCAGGTCGTCGATGTCCTGCTGGTGGGTGTGGTTTTTCCGTCGCATGTACTGAATATACTCTGTGGCTTTGTCTAGGATTTGAGCTCGGGAGGCCTGTTTGATAGATTGCTGTCAGCGACAAATGATAAACTAAAATATGACGCAAGGTTACATCATCCCATCACATCACACAGCATTTACCATggctgtcattattattatatttttattatcattattattatagtgttgAACACATGCCAGGTTAACATTGTTCATACTACACTTCTAAACACTAACCATGGCTGTATCATCCTCATGAACATGCTAAACATTTACCATGGTTACATTGTACTTATCAAGGTATTAAACCTTTGCCTTGTCCTCAACACACAGTTCAAAATTCAACAAGGcaacagtactgtgcaaaagtcagagaccaTATGATACCAAATCTATCAGTATTTGTACACTGTTTTGTACACCCTACTACCACTGGAAGACTTTCATCCTTCTAATCAACAAGTTACTGTGTCCACCCAACAAAAGTTGTTACCAAAGAGTCAATGTTGTTAGAACATTCTGAATGTTGGAGTCCCTTTTGAATGCAAACAACCAACACACCTTTATTTCTGATTAGATTAGATAAGACAATTCAACTGCATTACAAAGGTGAAAGTGAAAGGAAAACAGGCTAAAAAACAGTCCTTAACATCACTGACTGTGTTTGGGATTACTTGGATcgagagaagcagaaaatgcaaccaacTACTTTGACTGAAGTGTTTACAAGGAGCATGGAAAAAATCTCTCTGCAGATCTCTCCAGAAAACCTCAAAGCCAGTCTCCCGAAAAGAATGGAAGTTGTGATAAAGTCAAAGGGTAGACAAACTGTATACTGAAAGATTTGATATTTGTACATAGTTGTGGAGGTCTTTGTGCAATTCTGTGTTAAATATCCGTTTGCTGTACTGTTTTCTGACATTGAAGAAAATAAGTACTTGCACTTAATGACCGTCTTCACTGGAAAGTGAATAaaagaaagggtggtctctgacttttgcacagtactgtacatattcTGTCTAATCATTTTTCAGCAcacatatgaaatattttccagcacacacattaaatatttaagccATACTGGAACTAGGCATTAATGACAATATATTGAACTTGAATTTCCCATCTTAGACAATTTATCAGAACTACTGCAAGTGTCTTTTTGCCTCGGTACAAGTATTTTGAGACTGTACGATGgaaattcagcatttttatgACACGTGTCCTCTGATAACACCAACCTTGACCAtgactgtgccccccccctttaccccaAATGACCCAGGTTAGGACCAATGGGATGAAAAGGGCCAAAAGAGCATGTTTGGGGAAGTCATACGGTGAAACCAAAGCACCACTGAAGCCTGGAAGTGGCCACGGAAGAATAAAAAGCGCTGACAGGCACTAGCTCGTCCAGCATTTGTGTGGCTATGGAAATGTGTCAGAGCATAGCGAGTACACAGTGATAggtcactttctggagtttttgaTAATTACAGGTTTAGGGAATTAATGAATTCAATTCAAGTGGCCCAGAAGGTTTGTGTGCAATTaaagctctttttaaaaaatatatttttttagaaggTTCTGATGACCTCCTGAATTTAGAATGGCAGGTATAGAAGCAATCACAtggtttaaagcaaaaatacacttgaagtaactccaaagcagcttgtataCCTACTTCATGCCTACAGAAGGTGCCCGTACATGTATTTAAGGTGCCTGCCTCAGTATTTAAATTCTGGCTTGAATAGATAAGGTTAGACAAAGTGGCTGAAACTCTTCTGTTCACGGTCAAACGCGATTGTAGGTTCAATATCAATTTGTAAGTGGTTTGGTTAACATTAGACACTGAACGACAGGCAGCGTCATAGGCACACCTTGGCCAACCTAACCAGCTGCACCTAACGCATGCCTTGTTGATATGAATAGAGCATCAAAACAACATTCCATTCACATTATACTTTTCGTTGAACACGCCTATTCAGAATGACTCTTATAGCACCTTCTATATACATTCTGAAACGTGTTCTTAATCTGAGCTTAAAACTTTTtacttcaaaacattttatttcacatgttTGATTAGTTGACCTTTGTTACAAGAGCTACAATAGTTAAACTAGCTTCAAAGCAGTTAAAAGTTTACTAGTTTAAAAGCTGCCTATTTCATTAATCTAACTAAAGGAGCCTCCTTCAAAGTGGTGAGAGGGTGGCGTGATCAGTGTAGTGATTTTCAACTGTACGAAACGCTCATTTCAGCAGGAGTCTGAGCAGTGAGGTCATCAAGAAACGATCACACCCCTCCCTGACACTAAAAACAGAGCACTGCCAGAAGAAAATCAGACAGCTGTGTGGAAAACGAGTAGAATAACCTGTCATTAGGTTTCATAATGCCCAGGACCATGAAAGAAAGGGCAACACActatcccagaatccttttTACAACTACATCGTTAACACCCATGCATCCGATCTGGCTGGCTTCCTGTGCTCTCGTTCTCGCGCCGAGAAGCCCCAGTCTGGGGGAGGTCTGAATCTGGGAAAGCCCCAGGCTTTGGGCCTACTGTTCCAGGCCTCATTGTCTTCAGGATGACTGGCACACTGCAAGTGCTCTTCTATGACATTCATCTCCTTGTGTTCAAATATTTGAGTGTTTGCAGGACATGCAAACCTGCAGATTTGCTAATAGAACTGGGAGTTCCAAATGGGATCAGAATAGAAATTATGGTATAGAACGCCTGGGTAAACAGACTGTTCTCAGGTTTACCACAAACAGGCAGATACAGAAAGCCTCAATTCTGGCCACAATTGGATAATTACTTTCCCACATTTCATTCTTCAGTGAACTAACAATTGTTTTTAGTCTACTTAAGCAACATTTTTATGTGACTAATACGAGTTTATGAATTGCACAGAATTACCTAGTAGCTAAATTAACAGTGAAAAGGACAGAGCAGTCACATATTATGaatgtacattacattgcaaatgcaaattcagaTAGCAGACCAGGTGATAGTAACTTAtccttaaaatgtattcattaaaatCCAGCTCATTAAAACAGGTAACATGCAAACATACCATATGCTACTTCTCTTTAGCAAAAGCATTATGGCTAAAACTGAATAACAAACAGGTAAGTAACAGAGTATAACAATAAGTCAGCTCTTCCATGTAACTTACAAAATGGGCTGGAAGGTCAAGCGAGCAGCGGGTTTCGTCACTAACCTTCTCCCCTTGCAGTGCAGGCACAGAGTCCCGTAGACTGTGGAAGCTGTCTTTGATGTGGTCCCTACGTTTGCGCTCCAGCGCATTGTGATGTGCTCGTTTGTCTGCCTGCAACGAGAGATTCACAGTTCCTTCAGCCCGGACGAACCACGGCGTCCTCGGCGAGAGCCCGCCCGCCATGTGCGCTCCGCCACCGCGAGCTCAACCACAGCATGTCGCTAGCGTGAAAGCTCGGTGACTCGGATCAAAAATGCCTGCAGGCGCTTTCACAAAGCTCCTGTTCAGACTGAGGGCCAGAGTCTGTCCAACCCCAAAAACCATATAACCCGTTTAATTTTAGTAAGAAAATTCAGGGCATGTAATCACATTCGTTGTCATTCTCCAAAGATTTGGTTTTTTGCCCAGGTCTCACGCCACAGTTAAGCTATCGTTTGTTCCACTAGCTACTGAAACTAGCAAATGTTATCAGACGCAATGGCGCTCTGGGATTCAGGTGTTCGAGACGAAGGCCATAAGGCGCTGTGGAAGGACGGAATCTGGCCCCAGGGCAGCACCGCTTAAACCGGCTGGACCGCGGGATGGGGCCGCGGGTTTCATTCCAAAACATGACGGGGACGCATGCAGCAGCATTCGCCATGGTTGTCCAGGCACAGCACGGAGACCAATTCAACATCGACACAGGAGACCGGGGAGCGGTTAACAGACagtgcacacaagcacgcatgtaCACCTCACGTACACCCACAATAATATCACACAGGGTTGCTGCTCGCATAGGATAGAGTTCAGTAATCTTGGCTTTTGTCACTGTCTAGGAATAATTTAGTTGACTGACGGGGCACAACGACTTTCCTCATGACTGGGCTCAATGGCTCACTGCCCAAGGTAGTCCATAGTCCATAGTCGAGGTTTTAAACAGCCAATTTACTGCTACAATGATCATTTCTGCAGTAACATTTCAGTGCTactgaaaatgaactgaaatcgTAACTATCCTCATAATAAGAGTTAGGGAATGATTGAGTGGTGTGATGGACGCCATCACTGCTCCACTGAAAATACTAAGCTACGGCTACAAAACTCTGCTAATATACTTTTCcccccaattaaaaaaataataaaataataatctgccATTCTGACTATTAATGTCACAACAGCTAGCATTATAAATAGCTACACATTTTTTACTTGTATAATACAAATGTATTCTCGTATAAAAAGTATAAGTCAAGTATAATAATTGTATTAGCCCttaataaataactgaaacaaTCAGTGTCGGTAGCATCCTCAGACTTTTGGGCCCCGTGAACAGTACACTAGCgcttaattttaaataaaaactaattctTCCGAGTGCTCCTCACATGAATTTATTATGTGTAAAGTGattcatttattacatttacacatataGCCTACCGTTTACACAGCTCAAAGCTAGTGATAATTTATAAGTTGGCTAGCTAGTCTATGTTCATTCATAACAAATTTGATAGGTGGCCTACTGCCATTTGTTCACAAAAGCTTAGGCTATATATAGTACCAGCTGACGTACAACTAGTACATTGCTAAAGGTATGTGGACCCCATTCTAATTTGTTGGCtcagctacttcagccacacccattgctaacaggtgcataaaatcaagaacacagccatgcaatctccatggACAAACACTGGCAacagaatgggtcatactgaagagatCAGTGACTGTTTTAgcatgccacctttccaacaagtcagtcaAACGTATGCCCTGCTCGAGCTGCCTGGACAACTGCAAGTGCTGTTATTATGAAGTTGAAATGTCCAGTAGCGACAACTGCTCAGGCGCGAAGCGATAGgccacacatgctcacagacCATATACAGATCACAGACGTATATCCTTGGTTttaacactcactacagagttccagactgcctctggaagcaacatCAGCACAAAAACTGTTCATCGAGATAATAATATTATGGAGTTGACGCCACTCTCTTTTCTCTGGCTCTGGTTCACTCCAATGGGCCATTTCTTTAAAGTAATGGCAGGTCATGGAGAGTCTCAATAGTTCCAGACGTTGCAGCAGCACCGTAGAGTAGCACTGTTTTTCACTGTCTGTGATGCTCTTTTCAAAGGTAAAGAAGGAATAATCAACAGCATTTTTGATACTGAATAGCACATTTGAATCAAATAAACAATGTGACTTAAAGCAAGTTAGCTCATTATTTTCCACCAAATTAGTAGATTCAGCTTGTTATCTGTTAATATTAGCTAAGATAATGGATAATGTGAGCAACACATAATAACAATCAATATTGCTTGTAACTTACTATTCTCTTAATGTTATTTCATAGATATTTTTGGTAAATTATAGACTAAGGCTTCTAAATGTGTTTGGGGAATAAGTTATTAGTCAAATAACATTGAAGGCATGTGATTTGTAGTCTGGTGGGTGGTGGCAAGTTATCATTCACTCACATAGGAGAGTCCATTCATGTTCTTCACATACATCTACATGAATACATATCAATAAATTATCTGACAACAATACCATGTTTGTCTCTGGTTCATTCATTgccatttttgttgcttttgtgCTGAAGGACACATCAACAGCCAAACACAAGGCCTGCTTGACTTTTCATTAAGCGAAGACAGAATTACGGGTCTGAGAAATAATTTTGCAGTATTAGCAGTTCTACTGCCAGCCAAAAATGAGATGCTTTCAATGTTGGGTTTTTAGTCACTCTGGGTGTAGTTAAACTGACTATAGTTTTTGGGTCAATTACCTCAATTCACACGGTCATTCTACTGCAAGCATGAGCTTGAATgttttcaatcaacatttcatACTGCACCGTCCTTTACAGAACCTAATTTCCCTTCTAGATATGACTTAGGCTGAGCCAGATTTGTGCAGTTAAGCTACTGCAGaagacacaaaaatacacaaaatgtcATTAcgagattttattttattaatgggAGTAATGTCGGCAGTAGAATTTATTTCACTGATCTAAAACAGCCACACACTGGAAATCTGGGATAGTGCTGGAGAACTGCACAaaactgtgctgttttttgagatggctgcattttctgaaaatgtttcctgagctatatttaattattttagtgCATAATTCTAATTAATAGCTTCCTGGTTGAGCGCTAAGTGGGGTAGGACAATGTCAGATAGTACTGAGAGTAGGACAGAAACATTGTAGGTTTTGATCTTTTCATAAGATA harbors:
- the LOC135257168 gene encoding protein max isoform X3, producing MSDNDDIEVDSDADKRAHHNALERKRRDHIKDSFHSLRDSVPALQGEKVSDETRCSLDLPAHFQSIKQASRAQILDKATEYIQYMRRKNHTHQQDIDDLKRQNALLEQQVRALEKVKGSTQLQASYSSSDSSLYTNPKGSAVSAFDGGSDSSSESEPEEPPNRKKLRVEPS
- the LOC135257168 gene encoding protein max isoform X4, with product MSDNDDIEVDSDEESPRFHSVADKRAHHNALERKRRDHIKDSFHSLRDSVPALQGEKQSIKQASRAQILDKATEYIQYMRRKNHTHQQDIDDLKRQNALLEQQVRALEKVKGSTQLQASYSSSDSSLYTNPKGSAVSAFDGGSDSSSESEPEEPPNRKKLRVEPS
- the LOC135257168 gene encoding protein max isoform X1 gives rise to the protein MSDNDDIEVDSDEESPRFHSVADKRAHHNALERKRRDHIKDSFHSLRDSVPALQGEKVSDETRCSLDLPAHFQSIKQASRAQILDKATEYIQYMRRKNHTHQQDIDDLKRQNALLEQQVRALEKVKGSTQLQASYSSSDSSLYTNPKGSAVSAFDGGSDSSSESEPEEPPNRKKLRVEPS
- the LOC135257168 gene encoding protein max isoform X6, whose product is MSDNDDIEVDSDADKRAHHNALERKRRDHIKDSFHSLRDSVPALQGEKQSIKQASRAQILDKATEYIQYMRRKNHTHQQDIDDLKRQNALLEQQVRALEKVKGSTQLQASYSSSDSSLYTNPKGSAVSAFDGGSDSSSESEPEEPPNRKKLRVEPS
- the LOC135257168 gene encoding protein max isoform X2; its protein translation is MSDNDDIEVDSDEESPRFHSVADKRAHHNALERKRRDHIKDSFHSLRDSVPALQGEKVSDETRCSLDLPAHFASRAQILDKATEYIQYMRRKNHTHQQDIDDLKRQNALLEQQVRALEKVKGSTQLQASYSSSDSSLYTNPKGSAVSAFDGGSDSSSESEPEEPPNRKKLRVEPS
- the LOC135257168 gene encoding protein max isoform X7, whose translation is MSDNDDIEVDSDADKRAHHNALERKRRDHIKDSFHSLRDSVPALQGEKASRAQILDKATEYIQYMRRKNHTHQQDIDDLKRQNALLEQQVRALEKVKGSTQLQASYSSSDSSLYTNPKGSAVSAFDGGSDSSSESEPEEPPNRKKLRVEPS
- the LOC135257168 gene encoding protein max isoform X5, with product MSDNDDIEVDSDEESPRFHSVADKRAHHNALERKRRDHIKDSFHSLRDSVPALQGEKASRAQILDKATEYIQYMRRKNHTHQQDIDDLKRQNALLEQQVRALEKVKGSTQLQASYSSSDSSLYTNPKGSAVSAFDGGSDSSSESEPEEPPNRKKLRVEPS